From a single Desulfotomaculum sp. genomic region:
- a CDS encoding DUF4912 domain-containing protein: MNRFLADLKEEFSSELTPSGPLPDYQFPKEELPHSYGIDRLVLLARDPYWLYAYWEVTATKMAEFSSIHGAWEASWPVLRVYDVTGITFNGQNANQYIDIGINDQANNWHINTGEPDRTFCVDLGRQFPDGRFITLLRSNMVTTPRASLSDREDEEWMWIEGIYRSIRHQYGISSPLFAEEIAERARIIPLGVSSPGHWPEY, encoded by the coding sequence ATGAACCGGTTTCTAGCTGATTTAAAGGAAGAATTCTCTTCTGAACTAACACCATCGGGTCCTCTTCCGGATTATCAGTTTCCAAAAGAGGAACTGCCGCATTCTTACGGAATCGACCGGCTGGTTCTTTTAGCCAGGGATCCATACTGGCTTTATGCATACTGGGAAGTAACGGCAACAAAAATGGCAGAGTTTTCTTCAATACATGGCGCCTGGGAAGCTTCCTGGCCGGTTCTCAGGGTATACGATGTAACAGGTATTACATTTAACGGACAAAATGCAAATCAGTATATTGATATAGGGATAAATGATCAGGCAAATAATTGGCATATCAATACAGGAGAACCTGATCGCACATTCTGCGTAGATCTGGGAAGGCAGTTTCCTGACGGCCGTTTTATAACACTTCTTCGTTCAAATATGGTAACAACTCCCCGGGCATCCCTTTCCGACCGTGAAGACGAGGAATGGATGTGGATAGAGGGAATTTACCGTTCAATCCGTCATCAATACGGTATAAGTTCGCCGCTTTTTGCTGAAGAAATAGCCGAGAGAGCCAGAATAATACCGCTTGGGGTTAGCTCACCCGGACATTGGCCAGAATATTAA
- a CDS encoding Holliday junction branch migration protein RuvA: protein MISFLKGILDSVQDETIIIDVNGIGFSVQAGASTIKRMPPNGDKVKLYTYLHSREEGLSLYGFYEQNELELFRLLIGVSGVGPKAATILLSSLDPEKLKTAIARSDAGTLKQAPGIGKKTAERIILELKDKILKITPAENTAISSFSTEEDDALAALVALGYGEAEAQKAIRQVLEKDTANNLTATELVRTALKK, encoded by the coding sequence ATGATTTCCTTTCTTAAAGGTATACTGGACTCTGTACAGGATGAAACAATTATCATAGATGTTAATGGAATTGGCTTTTCAGTACAGGCTGGAGCCTCCACAATCAAGCGCATGCCCCCCAACGGAGACAAGGTGAAATTATACACCTATCTTCATTCCAGGGAGGAAGGTCTGTCGTTGTATGGGTTTTACGAACAAAACGAACTTGAATTATTCCGCCTGCTTATTGGAGTTTCCGGAGTAGGACCAAAAGCAGCTACCATTTTGCTTTCATCACTGGATCCTGAGAAGCTAAAAACAGCTATAGCCCGAAGCGATGCCGGGACATTGAAACAAGCGCCCGGTATAGGCAAAAAGACAGCTGAAAGAATTATACTCGAATTGAAGGATAAAATTTTAAAAATTACGCCTGCAGAAAATACTGCCATATCTAGTTTTAGCACCGAAGAGGATGATGCCTTGGCCGCCCTGGTAGCCCTGGGATATGGTGAGGCTGAAGCACAGAAGGCGATCCGTCAGGTACTTGAAAAAGACACGGCAAATAATCTTACAGCAACCGAACTGGTGCGGACTGCTTTAAAAAAATAG
- a CDS encoding Holliday junction branch migration DNA helicase RuvB, with amino-acid sequence MSDRIISAAFSTEDQEEVSLRPRSLKDFIGQDSLRESIGVFIQAARNRREALDHVLLLGPPGLGKTTLAWIISSELGVNLKITSGPAIERPGDLAAILTNLSPGDVLFIDEIHRLSRAVEEVLYPAMEDFALDIIIGKGPGARSLRLDLPRFTLVGATTRTSLLTSPLRDRFGVISRLDFYELTDIKKIVLRSAGILKIHIEDDGAAQIALRSRGTPRVANRLLKRVRDYAQVKAKGVIDQETAVKALDFLGVDPLGLDPIDRKLLQIIVEKFGGGPVGLDTIAAALGEEPATLEEVYEPYLMQAGLLNRTPRGRVVTSKTYIHLGAVPEDKNQRQLNIW; translated from the coding sequence ATGTCGGACAGGATTATCTCAGCGGCATTTTCCACAGAGGATCAGGAAGAAGTAAGCCTCCGGCCGCGCAGTTTAAAAGATTTTATCGGACAGGACAGTCTAAGAGAAAGCATAGGTGTCTTTATCCAGGCAGCCAGGAATCGCCGTGAAGCTCTCGATCACGTTTTGCTTCTTGGTCCCCCGGGACTTGGTAAAACCACCCTGGCCTGGATTATCAGTAGTGAACTGGGTGTAAATTTAAAGATTACATCAGGCCCGGCAATCGAAAGACCCGGAGATCTGGCTGCAATTCTAACCAACCTTTCACCCGGTGACGTACTCTTTATCGACGAAATTCACAGGCTGAGCAGGGCTGTAGAAGAAGTATTATACCCGGCAATGGAAGATTTCGCCCTGGATATAATTATCGGTAAAGGACCGGGCGCCCGCTCCCTCCGCCTTGATTTGCCGCGTTTCACGCTTGTTGGGGCAACAACCAGGACAAGCCTTCTGACTTCCCCATTGCGCGACCGTTTTGGTGTAATCAGCCGCCTGGATTTTTATGAATTAACAGATATAAAAAAGATTGTCCTGCGATCAGCGGGCATACTAAAAATACATATAGAGGATGACGGAGCAGCCCAAATCGCCTTGAGATCAAGAGGGACACCCCGGGTAGCGAACCGTTTGTTAAAGCGGGTCCGTGATTATGCTCAGGTCAAAGCAAAAGGAGTAATTGATCAAGAAACGGCTGTTAAAGCCCTTGATTTCCTCGGTGTGGATCCACTGGGTCTTGATCCCATAGACAGAAAACTGCTGCAAATAATCGTTGAAAAATTCGGCGGAGGTCCGGTAGGTTTAGATACTATTGCAGCGGCATTGGGCGAAGAACCGGCAACCCTGGAGGAAGTATATGAGCCCTACCTGATGCAGGCAGGATTGCTTAACCGGACACCCCGCGGGAGAGTTGTCACTTCGAAAACATACATTCATCTGGGCGCAGTTCCGGAAGATAAAAATCAACGTCAGTTAAACATCTGGTAG
- a CDS encoding DUF2905 domain-containing protein has product MGEQIGRLFLAAGFLLILLGGLLTGLSKIEINLGRLPGDIFIQKGNYSFYFPIITCLLLSILLTILANYFFRK; this is encoded by the coding sequence ATGGGAGAACAAATCGGAAGGTTATTTCTGGCGGCCGGATTCCTGTTGATCCTGCTCGGTGGGCTGCTAACCGGGCTAAGCAAAATAGAAATTAACCTCGGCCGGCTTCCAGGGGATATTTTTATTCAGAAAGGAAATTATTCGTTTTATTTCCCCATTATAACATGCCTGTTGCTGAGCATTCTCTTGACTATTTTAGCAAACTATTTTTTTAGGAAATAA
- a CDS encoding DUF1957 domain-containing protein, whose product MGKKGYLAMVLHAHLPYIRHPENEFFLEERWLYEAITETYIPLIDIFDRLDREGVDFALTISLSPPLVSMFADSLLQQRYLNHLKKQIELADKEVQRTSYTPFYETALVYQKRLNQSRRIFLEYNCNLVNAFKKYQDSGKIEIITCAATHGYLPLLMTEPEAVRAQVAMAVNLHKKYFGRDPAGIWLPECAYAAGLDDILKEFNLRFFFLDTHGVMFASHRPRYGVFAPVYCPSGVAAFGRDPESSKQVWSAKEGYPGDYDYREFYRDIGFDLDYDYIKPYIHPDGIRINTGFKYYRITGNSHHKEPYNPGQAREKASLHAGNFMFNRELQINHLNSLMDRLPIIVTPYDAELFGHWWFEGPQWLEYLIRKICYDQDTIELTTPSKYLDQYPCNQVVIPCASSWGNKGYYEVWLCRANDWIYRHLHLAAARMVDLAKSYPEASGLRHRALNQSARELMLAQSSDWAFIMSTGTMVDYAVKRTKTHLINFLRLYDEIKNNHISEDWLKTLEDKNNLFSDIDYSLYQRNA is encoded by the coding sequence ATGGGGAAAAAAGGTTACCTAGCAATGGTTTTACATGCTCATCTGCCTTATATCCGTCATCCGGAAAATGAATTTTTTCTTGAGGAAAGATGGCTTTACGAAGCGATTACCGAAACTTATATACCCCTGATCGATATTTTCGATCGCCTCGATAGAGAAGGTGTCGATTTCGCTTTAACAATTTCTCTTTCTCCTCCGCTGGTTTCTATGTTTGCTGATTCACTGCTGCAGCAGCGCTATCTAAATCATCTAAAAAAACAAATCGAACTGGCGGATAAGGAAGTGCAGCGCACCTCATATACTCCTTTTTATGAAACAGCACTGGTCTACCAAAAAAGACTTAATCAATCGCGCCGTATATTCTTGGAATACAACTGCAACTTGGTTAATGCTTTCAAGAAATACCAGGATTCCGGAAAAATCGAGATTATTACCTGTGCGGCAACCCATGGTTATCTGCCGTTATTAATGACTGAGCCTGAAGCAGTACGTGCGCAGGTTGCCATGGCTGTCAATCTGCACAAAAAATATTTTGGAAGGGACCCTGCGGGCATTTGGCTGCCTGAATGCGCATATGCGGCAGGTCTTGATGATATATTGAAGGAATTTAACCTTCGTTTCTTTTTTCTTGACACACATGGAGTAATGTTTGCTTCCCACCGCCCCCGTTATGGTGTTTTTGCGCCAGTTTACTGCCCATCGGGAGTGGCGGCATTTGGGCGAGATCCCGAATCGTCAAAACAGGTTTGGAGCGCAAAAGAAGGCTATCCGGGAGATTATGACTACCGTGAATTTTACCGCGATATCGGTTTTGATCTCGATTATGATTATATAAAACCATATATACATCCTGACGGAATCAGAATCAATACAGGATTTAAATATTACCGGATTACAGGAAATTCTCATCACAAAGAACCCTACAATCCGGGACAAGCCCGGGAAAAAGCATCTTTACACGCAGGAAACTTTATGTTTAACAGGGAACTCCAGATCAACCACCTGAATTCCCTCATGGACAGGCTGCCTATTATTGTCACGCCTTACGACGCTGAATTGTTCGGGCATTGGTGGTTTGAAGGTCCCCAGTGGCTTGAATACTTGATTCGCAAGATTTGTTATGATCAGGATACCATTGAGTTAACCACACCCAGCAAATATCTTGATCAATATCCCTGCAATCAGGTTGTCATTCCGTGCGCGTCAAGCTGGGGCAACAAAGGATATTATGAAGTCTGGCTCTGCAGGGCAAATGATTGGATTTACCGGCACCTTCATCTCGCCGCGGCAAGGATGGTTGATTTAGCCAAATCTTATCCTGAAGCAAGCGGGCTGCGCCACCGGGCACTAAATCAGTCTGCAAGGGAATTGATGCTGGCTCAAAGCAGCGATTGGGCTTTCATTATGTCCACGGGAACGATGGTGGATTACGCTGTTAAACGTACCAAAACACATCTTATAAATTTTTTAAGGCTTTATGATGAAATTAAGAATAATCATATAAGTGAAGATTGGTTAAAAACATTGGAAGACAAAAATAATCTCTTTTCAGATATTGATTACAGCTTATACCAACGGAATGCCTAG
- a CDS encoding cell wall hydrolase, whose protein sequence is MTKIRLLKPVVIISFVVFIAICACYQCWAEEKDFTDCRYLISYKIKTGDTLSGIAGDFNVSLADLIKINKLHSALIRPGEIVIIPGRENGFSPTFLSRGSVFRDDLMLLAKAIYAEARGESFTGQVAVGAVILNRVDNPAFPKSIKDVIMQSADCVYQFTPVADGSINLTPDETAVNAAIQAVLGEDPTGGALFFYNPEIASDQWIRNLPVIGCIGNHVFADKT, encoded by the coding sequence GTGACTAAAATAAGACTGTTAAAACCGGTCGTGATAATATCCTTCGTGGTTTTTATCGCTATCTGCGCCTGTTACCAGTGCTGGGCTGAGGAAAAAGATTTTACAGACTGCAGGTACCTAATCAGCTATAAGATAAAAACCGGAGACACTTTATCAGGCATTGCCGGGGACTTCAACGTTTCTCTTGCCGATTTAATAAAAATTAATAAACTGCACAGTGCTTTAATCAGACCAGGTGAAATTGTTATTATACCTGGCAGGGAAAATGGTTTTTCACCAACGTTTCTTTCCCGTGGAAGCGTTTTTAGAGATGATCTGATGCTTCTTGCCAAAGCGATTTACGCAGAGGCACGCGGCGAGAGTTTTACGGGGCAGGTGGCTGTTGGCGCTGTTATCCTGAACCGGGTCGATAACCCTGCTTTTCCTAAAAGCATCAAAGACGTAATTATGCAGAGCGCTGATTGTGTTTATCAATTCACTCCCGTAGCCGACGGCTCAATAAACCTGACCCCTGACGAAACAGCCGTTAATGCAGCGATTCAGGCTGTGTTGGGCGAAGATCCTACCGGTGGGGCCCTGTTTTTCTATAATCCTGAGATAGCCTCGGATCAGTGGATACGAAATCTTCCGGTAATTGGCTGCATCGGCAACCATGTTTTTGCTGACAAAACATAG